In Balearica regulorum gibbericeps isolate bBalReg1 chromosome 2, bBalReg1.pri, whole genome shotgun sequence, one DNA window encodes the following:
- the XIRP1 gene encoding xin actin-binding repeat-containing protein 1 isoform X3 has translation MEKAEKLKPAQSFPFLCHSPRSSPEHRAVLRKSVSVSELVARYQSILDCESSMSKQEHRKSIQRKTQWSPATIKWKESSAKEGKMSHNRQAIISLVPDTADDSATGRSYERTRSFLDISDNTSRILHQGQGRFSAPSVKELSALYLSQTAAAAAHASSPAQPSTVKDNSIRSPHSQKKSKMAEAQKSSKVAIKKMEDDLPPPPAPGSVQVIVPGNQDPNPLPVPPPKQAFSKFYQQRQVNELKRLYRHMHPELRKNLEEAVTEDLAEMLNTEDPNAQASVNLDKVLPGEVQSMRWIFENWALDSIGDHQATKKLTEEEIIPGGDVKSTSLRFESQSINGDSLSTPTKVLETDLARGDVHTARWLFETQPLDSLNKLYSDETEMQEAVLKEPVQGGDVKGARQLFEAQSLDAIGRCCSVEEKSILQLKSEIQELKGDVKKTIRLFQTEPLCAIRDKTGNIHEIKSVCREEIQSNAVRTARWLFETQPLDTINKDTSKVKIIRGISLEEIGRPDVSGARWIFETQPLDAIREITVEEQDFKASTDFVTGADVSKQRMLFETQTLDSLKGEASESIVAKEQVIGGDVKSTLWLFETQPMETLKDNFEVGRLKKVELSAEEKGDVKQRKHVFETCPFGSISKAFEEEIPATSMEEVVKGDVKSFKTLFETLPLDSIKQADAEPVTKEEEKIPAGNVKANQILFETTPLYAIKDSFGNFHEVTSVSREQIISGDVKNYKWMFETRPLDQFDESTKKVDIIRGITKQEVVAGDVRTAKWLFETQPMDVIHHQAMQGEEHPLVKREISQRGDVKTCRWLFETQPIQTLYEKAEKKQEEDGIVPQADVKSYTWMFETRPLDSLKGQEEQYLQVSKAYSQDELQGVDVKTVRHLFETEPLGSSVISEADQKKNMRYSSRVEIQSGEVSRVKEFFEAKPLDTATKPTSQKDDGTIEAGSVHKFTWLFENYPMDSLKDSSEGIQEIPPEKNIKGGDVGGKRFVFETYSLGQIHDKVDETELQKIQKDTMSKANVKSCTMLFESQPLYAIQDKEGGYHEVTSVQKEEIMKGDMKGARWLFETKPLDQIKKEEEVFVIRAVTQEDIKKGDVQAARWRFETEPLDSFSGGKMSVPRTVDDVQKGDVQSNKKLFESQQVGQKKYVRMVSVSDVQRGDVRTSTWLFENQPVDSLYGDAERSSSISTVQREDSQKGDVKRCTWLFETQPMDTLKDPEVTASAGAQEVIPRADVKSTTWLFESTPLDKFSASEGNTETELKERTMKETLEMLCTCQAIQHDGILIEANDMESVKMVKYQLSSPGAPDILKEEVVGGHLQRIMLQLLHRTNVEAQSVLVEEDREGKIKVSPLQLLDQSEAVKGKEDLSGNVAKALQGLLSQDASIKKGMVLQETKSGSVKMTLYSLLFHSVQQKVVKGDVKSTIGNLLASSQEQKTTATVKREDNERGNVQLFASCIEKGDLNYLKNLQQESEIQSLISSQAEQGAGESAPQVVQGAKMHILPNKEQIEKVVTESEPGAMEGAKKVFTCESTGKEGGLEREAVHAGGVTGTTVQCLGKPLPTVMGKEEILSGGLKVTTKSIQRVADVSKKAEKEAASTASLKEPKAMMQGKFPTQVTAQRGEMARKQQSLVTGEASQMQPEEKALGSDLQTAMQSLRLATAEAKNIQHHVQSKLQRNREEVHMACRQQAASTQGTVTLQSTVRQQDSASATQESTSTAIRTTTSRVQEASKTHTSMSQKTITSHKKVSASEEVQGGQLLSQESQVVPSRDFSIKDGLYTATPMKTYINPFVESDYKEQSVQEESDVIIRGDVQTAIRALQSAATEQRLVEKEDVVRGNLKATLQSLEKSNVNVSRGDFKAAMIYRNAGQSYSVCKKKNETQVVSNQTAVVASGSQADNDFPPPPSVAVMKAEHCPPSTKATREGALPLPTSKDEAPGCSAPLQTPLPALPSLSCKPSDQSPAEKPRTSPKPEITAPPRKKPVPPPKPEHLLHEAYSASANNSTSRSTKPIPPPLPPKPPGLREISKPKPPPTELGLSCMEVCEQSGHGEVQAKCCTLETSVDKPVTVPGMSPERKLPRNTAKTPLQMAEERYKASKGGQGKVESDSTKTLKPIKNGVVTFEVEQGMISGKAAAPRRCPGEVVQRHIELCQDKNGCSSVSHPTCPGGAQTLNVPEQTEPSTSSVGHTIPPKRGDDVAQNASSKVERESVSNSYGSWDSQRVMQQVNERRQMCHSMTFHQQPMNFEKQQQGSSGQLKCSHGEAETPGQEKPAVVMREKPKRETEDERRKRLSVHKEEIMKGNVKEAMEIFENLRRQEELQEILTRVKEFEEETSKVDVKALKSFFEKVPDWVVRQKDHQAKQQDRAETLGKEDTDSVSSVELVFEDLERASAEIIHLKEQTLARLLDIEEAIRKALYSVSSLKSESDIAGLSGLFKESLGNTQSSVSSSNIRKISIVSSKAKQEGTTLETGEAAPVGGAKVAEKTEVTKAELEVPRLIQSRVSSPSSPSYISIESAARKTAESPKTAHSPWDVTSPDCLDTPGKKDAFAQDSFSSFNHPSAGSAGHDMTPFEKRPEPMQTKAGLSSVKQHTLGNANHQISEKERCPLDTSKGSCHCGMKAGFSDYCSLNVPSPQNPRRQKSILELQTGPDGSKLYGATRTVMEQYEEMDQFGNKIITSSTTVTKQSETQTSSTCNAVSHPQYEVSASPVFRRYLKSPGEDFHTNGSFQEPGVVFVTFGNSKPKK, from the coding sequence ATGGCAGAGGCTCAGAAATCATCTAAAGTTGCCATcaagaaaatggaagatgacttacctccccctcctgcccctggcTCAGTCCAGGTCATCGTTCCGGGGAACCAGGATCCCAACCCACTCCCTGTGCCTCCTCCAAAGCAAGCCTTCTCCAAGTTCTACCAGCAGCGTCAAGTGAATGAGCTAAAGAGGCTCTACAGACACATGCATCCTGAGCTCAGGAAGAACTTGGAAGAAGCTGTGACTGAGGACCTGGCAGAAATGCTTAATACTGAAGATCCCAATGCACAGGCATCTGTGAACCTGGACAAAGTTCTTCCAGGAGAGGTTCAGTCCATGCGCTGGATCTTTGAGAACTGGGCACTTGACTCCATTGGGGACCATCAAGCCACAAAGAAGCTGACAGAAGAAGAGATCATTCCTGGTGGGGATGTGAAAAGTACTTCCCTGAGGTTTGAAAGCCAGTCAATCAATGGGGACAGTCTGTCAACACCAACGAAGGTATTGGAAACAGACCTTGCCAGAGGGGATGTGCATACTGCCCGGTGGCTGTTTGAAACCCAACCACTAGACTCATTAAACAAACTCTATTCAGAtgaaactgaaatgcaggaggCGGTTCTCAAGGAGCCCGTCCAGGGAGGTGACGTGAAAGGTGCCAGACAGCTCTTTGAAGCACAGTCCTTGGATGCTATAGGACGCTGCTGCTCAGTGGAGGAGAAGAGCATCCTGCAACTCAAGTCAGAAATCCAGGAGCTAAAAGGTGATGTTAAGAAGACTATCAGGCTCTTCCAAACAGAGCCCCTCTGTGCCATCAGAGACAAGACTGGGAACATTCATGAAATCAAGTCCGTCTGCCgagaagaaattcagagcaaTGCAGTCAGAACGGCTCGCTGGCTGTTTGAGACTCAGCCCCTGGATACCATCAACAAGGACACTTCGAAAGTTAAAATAATCCGTGGGATTTCACTGGAAGAAATTGGAAGGCCAGATGTTAGTGGAGCAAGGTGGATATTTGAAACTCAGCCTCTGGATGCCATCAGAGAAATCACAGTTGAAGAACAGGATTTCAAGGCTTCAACAGATTTTGTCACAGGGGCAGATGTCAGTAAGCAGCGAATGCTCTTTGAGACCCAGACTCTTGATTCTCTGAAAGGAGAAGCTTCAGAAAGCATTGTAGCCAAAGAGCAAGTCATTGGAGGTGATGTGAAATCTACACTCTGGCTATTTGAAACCCAGCCAATGGAAACCCTGAAAGACAATTTTGAGGTGGGACGGTTAAAGAAAGTAGAGCtttcagcagaggagaagggagatgtgaagcaaagaaaacatgtcTTTGAGACCTGCCCATTTGGCAGCATCTCCAAGGcatttgaggaagaaattcctGCCACCAGCATGGAAGAGGTAGTGAAAGGGGATGTGAAGTCTTTCAAGACCCTGTTTGAGACTCTCCCCTTAGACAGCATTAAGCAGGCTGATGCTGAGCCTGTCAccaaagaagaggagaagattCCAGCTGGCAATGTCAAAGCCAACCAAATCTTGTTTGAGACAACACCTCTGTATGCCATCAAGGATAGCTTTGGCAATTTCCATGAAGTCACCTCTGTAAGCAGAGAGCAAATCATCAGTGGTGATGTCAAGAACTACAAATGGATGTTTGAAACCAGGCCCCTGGACCAGTTTGATGAAAGCACCAAGAAAGTGGATATAATACGGGGGATCACAAAGCAAGAGGTGGTGGCTGGTGATGTCAGAACAGCCAAGTGGCTCTTTGAAACTCAGCCCATGGACGTCATTCATCACCAAGCCATGCAAGGTGAGGAGCATCCCTTGGTGAAGCGGGAGATCTCCCAGCGGGGGGATGTGAAGACCTGCAGGTGGCTTTTTGAGACCCAGCCCATCCAAACCCTGTATGAGAAGGCTgaaaagaagcaggaagaggATGGCATTGTGCCCCAAGCTGATGTGAAGTCATACACATGGATGTTTGAGACTCGGCCCCTGGACTCCCTGAAAGGCCAGGAAGAGCAGTATTTACAAGTCAGTAAGGCATACAGTCAGGATGAATTACAGGGAGTTGATGTCAAAACTGTCCGGCACCTATTTGAAACCGAACCCTTGGGCAGCAGTGTTATCAGTGAAGctgaccaaaagaaaaatatgcgGTACTCCAGTCGTGTGGAGATACAGTCTGGGGAAGTGTCCAGAGTGAAGGAGTTCTTTGAAGCTAAGCCCTTGGATACAGCCACCAAACCAACATCCCAGAAGGATGATGGGACAATTGAAGCTGGATCTGTGCACAAGTTCACTTGGCTCTTTGAGAACTACCCCATGGACTCCCTGAAGGACAGCTCTGAGGGCATCCAGGAAATCCCTCCAGAGAAGAATATCAAGGGGGGAGATGTTGGGGGCAAAAGGTTCGTATTTGAGACCTATTCCCTTGGCCAAATCCATGACAAAGTGGATGAGACAGAGCTCCAGAAGATCCAAAAAGACACCATGAGCAAAGCCAATGTCAAGTCCTGCACAATGCTCTTTGAAAGCCAACCCTTATATGCTATCCAGGACAAAGAAGGGGGATACCATGAGGTCACCTCagtgcagaaagaagaaatcatgAAAGGTGATATGAAAGGTGCACGGTGGTTGTTTGAAACTAAGCCTCTGGATCAGAtcaagaaggaagaagaggtgtTTGTGATTAGGGCTGTCACCCAAGAGGACATCAAGAAAGGAGATGTCCAGGCTGCCCGGTGGAGGTTTGAGACAGAGCCTCTCGACTCCTTCTCAGGGGGAAAGATGTCTGTGCCCAGAACAGTAGATGATGTGCAGAAGGGAGATGTTCAGTCCAATAAGAAGCTCTTCGAGTCCCAGCAAGTGGGCCAGAAGAAATATGTGAGGATGGTCAGTGTCAGTGATGTTCAGCGGGGTGATGTGAGGACATCCACTTGGCTTTTTGAAAACCAGCCTGTGGACTCCCTGTATGGGGATGCAGAGAGAAGCTCATCTATCAGTACAGTGCAGAGAGAGGACAGCCAGAAAGGGGATGTAAAACGCTGCACCTGGTTGTTTGAAACCCAGCCAATGGACACCCTTAAGGACCCAGAAGTGACAGCCAGTGCTGGGGCCCAAGAAGTGATCCCTCGCGCAGATGTGAAAAGTACAACGTGGCTCTTCGAGAGCACACCCTTGGATAAATTTAGTGCTTCTGAAGGTAATacagaaacagaactgaaagaaagaacCATGAAAGAGACTTTAGAGATGCTTTGCACTTGCCAGGCTATTCAGCATGATGGGATCCTCATTGAAGCCAACGATATGGAGAGTGTGAAGATGGTGAAGTACCAGCTCAGCAGCCCAGGTGCTCCAGATATCCTGAAAGAGGAGGTTGTGGGAGGCCATCTGCAAAGGATCATGCTTCAGCTCCTGCACAGAACCAATGTGGAAGCACAGAGTGTGCTGGTGGAGGAAGATAGAGAGGGCAAGATCAAAGTAAGCCCGTTGCAGCTACTGGACCAGAGTGAAGCTGTTAAAGGCAAAGAGGACTTGAGTGGAAATGTAGCTAAGGCTTTACAGGGTCTCCTCAGTCAAGATGCTTCCATCAAAAAGGGGATGGTCTTACAAGAGACAAAATCAGGATCAGTGAAGATGACTCTCTATTCCCTTCTGTTCCATTCTGTCCAGCAGAAAGTTGTCAAGGGGGATGTGAAGTCAACAATAGGGAACCTGTTGGCTTCTTCTCAGGagcagaaaacaacagcaaccGTTAAGCGTGAGGACAATGAGAGGGGAAATGTCCAGCTTTTTGCAAGCTGCATTGAGAAGGGAGATCTAAACTATCTGAAGAATCTCCAGCAGGAATCAGAGATACAGTCCCTCATCTCTTCCCAAGCAGAGCAGGGGGCAGGTGAGAGTGCCCCACAGGTTGTGCAGGGGGCTAAGATGCATATCTTACCAAATAAAGAACAAATAGAGAAAGTAGTTACAGAGAGTGAGCCAGGGGCTATGGAGGGAGCAAAAAAAGTATTCACATGTGAAAGCACGGGCAAAGAGGGTGGATTAGAGAGAGAGGCTGTGCATGCAGGAGGTGTGACAGGCACCACAGTGCAATGTCTTGGGAAGCCCCTGCCCACAGtgatgggaaaggaagaaattctgtcGGGAGGGCTTAAAGTGACTACAAAGTCAATTCAAAGGGTTGCAGATGTCAGCaagaaggcagagaaagaagcagccagcactgccagTTTGAAGGAACCCAAAGCTATGATGCAAGGCAAATTTCCGACCCAAGTGACTGCTCAGAGGGGAGAAATGGCTAGGAAACAGCAGAGTTTGGTGACTGGGGAAGCCAGCCAGATGCAgccagaagaaaaggctcttGGGAGTGATCTTCAGACTGCAATGCAAAGCCTGAGGCTagcaacagcagaagcaaaaaacaTTCAACACCATGTCCAGAGCAAGCTacagaggaacagagaggaagtCCACAtggcctgcaggcagcaggcagccagcacaCAGGGGACAGTGACCCTTCAATCAACCGTACGTCAACAAGACTCTGCATCCGCCACACAGGAGAGCACCAGCACTGCCATCAGGACCACCACCTCTAGAGTCCAGGAGGCATCCAAGACCCACACAAGCATGTCTCAGAAGACCATAACATCACACAAAAAGGTCAGTGCTTCAGAGGAAGTACAGGGAGGACAACTATTGAGCCAGGAAAGCCAAGTTGTGCCTAGTAGAGATTTTAGCATTAAGGATGGCCTTTATACTGCCACACCCATGAAAACCTATATAAACCCTTTTGTTGAGTCTGATTACAAAGAGCAATCAGTGCAAGAAGAAAGCGATGTTATTATCAGAGGGGATGTACAGACAGCTATCAGAGCACTGCAAAGTGCCGCCACAGAACAGCGCCTGGTAGAAAAGGAGGACGTTGTCCGAGGTAACTTAAAAGCCACACTTCAGTCGCTGGAAAAGTCTAACGTTAATGTCTCCAGAGGGGATTTTAAAGCCGCTATGATATACAGAAATGCAGGGCAGTCCTATTCTgtgtgtaaaaagaaaaatgagactCAAGTCGTTAGTAACCAGACAGCTGTAGTGGCTTCAGGGTCGCAGGCTGATAAtgactttcctcctcctccctcagttGCTGTGATGAAAGCAGAGCATTGCCCACCCTCAACTAAAGCAACAAGAGAAGGTGCCCTTCCATTACCAACCAGCAAAGATGAAGCCCCAGGATGTTCTGCACCACTCCAGACCCCtcttcctgcccttccttctctgtcctGCAAACCCAGTGATCAGAGTCCTGCAGAGAAGCCCAGGACTtctccaaaaccagaaattactGCCCCACCGAGGAAAAAACCCGTTCCCCCTCCAAAACCTGAGCATCTCTTACACGAGGCATATTCTGCCTCTGCAAATAACAGCACAAGCAGATCAACCAAACCCATCCCTCCACCCCTACCTCCAAAACCTCCAGGCCTTAGGGAGATCAGCAAGCCAAAGCCTCCCCCCACAGAGCTGGGATTAAGCTGCATGGAAGTATGTGAACAATCAGGCCATGGGGAGGTTCAGGCAAAATGCTGCACCTTGGAGACATCTGTGGACAAGCCTGTCACAGTTCCGGGTATGAGCCCTGAGAGAAAGCTGCCAAGAAACACTGCCAAAACCCCTCTTCAAATGGCAGAGGAAAGGTACAAGGCAAGCAAAGGAGGACAAGGAAAGGTGGAATCAGACAGTACTAAGACTTTGAAGCCAATAAAAAATGGAGTGGTTACTTTTGAAGTTGAGCAGGGAATGATaagtgggaaagcagcagctccaagGCGATGCCCAGGTGAGGTGGTTCAGAGGCATATAGAGCTGTGCCAAGACAAGAATGGATGCTCTTCGGTATCACATCCAACCTGTCCTGGTGGAGCACAGACACTTAATGTGCCAGAACAGACTGAGCCAAGCACCTCCTCTGTGGGCCACACCATTCCTCCAAAGAGAGGAGATGACGTTGCACAAAATGCTTCATCCAAGGTGGAAAGGGAAAGTGTGTCTAATTCTTATGGATCATGGGACAGTCAGAGAGTCATGCAGCAGGTGAATGAGAGGAGGCAAATGTGCCATTCAATGACATTCCATCAACAGCCAATGAACTTTGAGAAGCAACAGCAGGGGAGTAGTGGGCAATTGAAATGTTCTCATGGAGAGGCAGAGACACCTGGCCAGGAGAAGCCAGCAGTTGTTATGAGAGAAAAACctaagagagaaacagaagatgagCGTCGGAAGAGGCTGTCAGTACACAAAGAGGAGATCATGAAAGGCAATGTCAAGGAAGCTATGGAGATCTTTGAGAACCTCAGGAGACAGGAGGAGCTGCAAGAGATATTGACGCGGGTGAAGGAGTTTGAGGAGGAGACAAGCAAAGTGGATGTGAAAGCTCTGAAGAGCTTCTTTGAGAAGGTCCCTGACTGGGTTGTTCGTCAGAAGGACCACCAGGCCAAGCAACAGGATAGGGCCGAGACACTGGGAAAGGAGGACACTGACAGTGTCTCCTCAGTGGAGCTAGTTTTCGAGGACCTGGAGCGAGCAAGTGCTGAGATCATCCACCTGAAGGAGCAGACACTTGCCCGGCTCCTGGACATCGAGGAAGCCATCAGGAAAGCCCTTTATTCTGTCTCTAGTCTCAAGTCTGAGTCAGACATCGCTGGGCTCTCAGGGCTATTCAAGGAGTCTCTGGGGAACACCCAAAGctctgtgagcagcagcaatATCCGTAAAATCAGTATTGTCTCAAGCAAAGCCAAGCAGGAGGGAACCACACTGGAGACAGGGGAGGCAGCACCTGTGGGGGGTGCAAAGGTGGCAGAAAAGACCGAAGTAACCAAGGCAGAGCTTGAGGTCCCCCGCCTCATTCAATCTCGCGTCAGCTCTCCTTCCTCACCTTCCTACATCTCCATTGAGTCTGCTgccaggaaaacagcagaatcACCGAAGACAGCACACTCTCCCTGGGATGTCACTTCACCAGACTGTCTTGACACTCCAGGAAAGAAGGACGCTTTTGCTCAGGACAGCTTTAGCTCCTTTAACCATCCATCAGCAGGTTCTGCTGGGCATGACATGACCCCCTTTGAGAAGAGACCAGAACCCATGCAAACAAAAGCTGGGCTAAGCTCAGTGAAGCAGCACACTCTTGGCAATGCCAACCATCAGATCAGTGAGAAAGAGAGGTGCCCTCTGGACACCTCCAAAGGCAGCTGCCACTGTGGGATGAAAGCAGGCTTTTCAGACTACTGCTCCCTGAATGTCCCCAGCCCGCAAAATCCACGAAGGCAGAAAAGCATCCTGGAGCTCCAGACAGGGCCCGATGGGTCCAAGCTCTATGGAGCCACCCGAACTGTCATGGAGCAGTATGAGGAAATGGACCAGTTTGGAAACAAAATCATCACTTCATCCACCACAGTCACCAAGCAATCTGAGACACAAACATCTTCCACATGCAATGCAGTGTCTCATCCCCAATATGAGGTTTCTGCCTCACCTGTGTTTCGGAGGTACCTGAAGAGTCCAGGCGAAGACTTCCACACCAATGGCAGTTTTCAGGAGCCAGGAGTGGTCTTTGTCACCTTTGGCAACTCCAAGCCAAAGAAATAG